A genomic stretch from Gemmatimonadaceae bacterium includes:
- a CDS encoding GNVR domain-containing protein, producing MPPMVPRAGNVEGPREETSLLAFLSIVLSHRRLVALCALAGMAVFGVLAASQASLYLSRASFVVKGSRAPAQIGGGAGAFGINIAAAAEFSQSIVFYSDLVPARTILVAAAKETYLTSDSRGRKRTLAEIYGIEEKNPDVAAVLAAERLAPDVSSNIYSRSGIVGLSVQAVDPLLAQQIAANILVEVNEYSIARRHRQAVDERKFIEGLVGDARARLHQAESAARDFLSVNREYENSPQLRLEHDRLTREVVAQQQVYTALSESLEQAKIEEARDPTELSVVESADLPAEPQRREAARQTLLGLAVGLLVGIVLAFLRQRMLESRNAGTRGFLRFSAVTADAGA from the coding sequence ATGCCACCGATGGTTCCCAGGGCAGGGAATGTCGAGGGCCCGCGCGAAGAGACGTCGCTACTCGCGTTTCTAAGCATAGTCCTGAGCCACAGGCGACTCGTCGCTCTCTGCGCTCTTGCCGGCATGGCGGTCTTCGGCGTGCTCGCCGCGTCGCAGGCGAGTCTGTACCTGTCGCGCGCATCGTTCGTAGTGAAAGGCAGCCGGGCGCCGGCGCAGATCGGCGGTGGCGCCGGCGCGTTCGGCATCAACATCGCGGCGGCTGCCGAGTTCTCGCAGTCCATCGTGTTCTACTCCGATCTCGTGCCGGCGAGGACGATCCTCGTTGCTGCCGCAAAAGAAACGTACCTGACGTCCGACAGCCGGGGGCGGAAGCGTACTCTCGCCGAGATCTACGGCATCGAGGAAAAGAATCCCGATGTCGCCGCCGTGCTCGCGGCGGAGCGGCTCGCTCCCGACGTATCGTCGAACATCTACTCGCGCAGCGGCATCGTCGGGCTCTCTGTGCAGGCAGTCGATCCGCTCCTGGCGCAGCAGATCGCGGCCAACATTCTCGTCGAGGTCAACGAGTATTCCATCGCGCGACGGCACCGGCAAGCGGTGGATGAGCGCAAGTTCATCGAGGGCCTCGTGGGGGATGCACGGGCGAGGCTGCACCAGGCGGAGTCCGCGGCGAGGGACTTTCTCAGCGTGAATCGCGAGTACGAGAACTCACCTCAGCTCAGGCTCGAGCACGACCGTCTGACGCGCGAAGTCGTGGCGCAGCAGCAGGTCTACACGGCGCTGTCGGAGTCGCTGGAGCAGGCGAAGATCGAGGAAGCGAGAGACCCCACCGAGTTGAGCGTCGTCGAATCAGCCGATCTTCCCGCCGAGCCGCAGCGGCGCGAGGCGGCGCGACAGACGCTGCTCGGCCTGGCGGTGGGACTGCTCGTGGGAATCGTTCTGGCGTTCCTCAGGCAGCGCATGCTCGAGTCGCGCAACGCCGGAACGCGCGGATTTCTCCGGTTCTCAGCCGTGACAGCCGATGCGGGCGCCTAG